Proteins encoded in a region of the Sugiyamaella lignohabitans strain CBS 10342 chromosome B, complete sequence genome:
- the CUP9 gene encoding Cup9p (Homeodomain-containing transcriptional repressor; regulates expression of PTR2, which encodes a major peptide transporter; imported peptides activate ubiquitin-dependent proteolysis, resulting in degradation of Cup9p and de-repression of PTR2 transcription; CUP9 has a paralog, TOS8, that arose from the whole genome duplication; protein abundance increases in response to DNA replication stress; GO_component: GO:0005634 - nucleus [Evidence IEA,IEA]; GO_component: GO:0005634 - nucleus [Evidence IC] [PMID 9427760]; GO_function: GO:0003677 - DNA binding [Evidence IEA,IEA]; GO_function: GO:0000978 - RNA polymerase II core promoter proximal region sequence-specific DNA binding [Evidence IDA] [PMID 9427760]; GO_function: GO:0001103 - RNA polymerase II repressing transcription factor binding [Evidence IPI] [PMID 18708352]; GO_function: GO:0043565 - sequence-specific DNA binding [Evidence IEA]; GO_function: GO:0043565 - sequence-specific DNA binding [Evidence IDA] [PMID 19111667]; GO_function: GO:0043565 - sequence-specific DNA binding [Evidence IDA] [PMID 19158363]; GO_function: GO:0003700 - sequence-specific DNA binding transcription factor activity [Evidence IEA]; GO_function: GO:0001133 - sequence-specific transcription regulatory region DNA binding RNA polymerase II transcription factor recruiting transcription factor activity [Evidence IC] [PMID 18708352]; GO_function: GO:0001133 - sequence-specific transcription regulatory region DNA binding RNA polymerase II transcription factor recruiting transcription factor activity [Evidence IC] [PMID 9427760]; GO_process: GO:0035955 - negative regulation of dipeptide transport by negative regulation of transcription from RNA polymerase II promoter [Evidence IMP] [PMID 10850718]; GO_process: GO:0035955 - negative regulation of dipeptide transport by negative regulation of transcription from RNA polymerase II promoter [Evidence IMP] [PMID 17005992]; GO_process: GO:0035955 - negative regulation of dipeptide transport by negative regulation of transcription from RNA polymerase II promoter [Evidence IMP] [PMID 18708352]; GO_process: GO:0035955 - negative regulation of dipeptide transport by negative regulation of transcription from RNA polymerase II promoter [Evidence IMP] [PMID 9427760]; GO_process: GO:0035952 - negative regulation of oligopeptide transport by negative regulation of transcription from RNA polymerase II promoter [Evidence IMP] [PMID 17005992]; GO_process: GO:0006355 - regulation of transcription, DNA-templated [Evidence IEA]): protein MNTSDQTNRSSLPRSSNSDSPLSVSNMSMSIAASSVQPQWQMSANDTPVLPHERSNIRLPSINELMASFSNEPQQSVPRANSSSYYSPAVNVKPEPHSPPFYTQSSQQQQQHPPAHSHIPLQSHLSQPEPRSEHASLPHPSHPYQPSQQPQQQQPPQLQQPHPHQQQQHGQQLPHGQQQLQPLQQSHTQYQQGPVSPSLASSSSSNMDSAPAYSTTSSGQPGSDGHSNTSIQMLLDASSSADSSQKKRSHSVSSASSVSSNSNRMPPTSGGAMNNNSTPGNTSNGSASSSSPPFSISPPPFSASPYSPPLKRRGNLPRAVTDILRNWLSSHLHYPYPTEQEKIELMKQTGLSLNQVSNWFINARRRRVPAIYKHSGLMNMTERPRRTVSEFNMRHSPQQQPMMNHQRSVSQIHHPQQPPQPQPQQQPPPPPMSQPTPPPPPPSMTNPLQQQAPTPAAPPPNHMHYSSQPHIPPQWKP, encoded by the coding sequence ATGAACACATCAGACCAGACGAATCGGTCGTCGTTACCTCGGTCGTCAAATTCTGATTCTCCTTTATCTGTGTCCAATATGAGCATGAGCATTGCCGCTTCGTCTGTCCAGCCTCAATGGCAAATGTCTGCCAATGATACTCCTGTGTTGCCTCATGAGCGGTCCAATATTCGACTTCCTTCGATTAATGAGCTCATGGCCTCATTTTCAAACGAACCACAACAGTCAGTTCCTAGAGCAAACTCTTCTAGTTATTATTCTCCTGCTGTTAATGTGAAACCAGAGCCTCATTCACCTCCGTTTTACACCCAATCatcacagcagcaacaacaacacccaCCTGCTCATTCGCATATCCCTCTTCAATCACACCTGTCGCAACCAGAACCACGTTCTGAACATGCTTCTCTTCCCCATCCATCGCATCCATACCAACCATCTCAGCAACcgcaacaacaacaacctccTCAATTGCAACAACCACATCcccatcagcaacaacagcatgGCCAACAACTTCCGCAtggtcaacaacagttgCAACCTCTTCAACAATCGCATACCCAGTACCAACAAGGACCCGTGTCCCCATCTTTAGcatcctcctcctcttccaaCATGGACTCTGCTCCTGCCTATTCTACCACCTCATCTGGCCAACCAGGTTCTGATGGTCATTCCAACACCTCGATTCAAATGTTGTTAGATGCCTCGTCATCAGCCGACTcgagccagaagaagcgaTCTCACTCTGTGTCTTCTGCTTCCTCTGTCAGCTCTAACTCAAATAGAATGCCTCCTaccagtggtggtgctatGAACAACAATAGCACCCCTGGAAACACATCCAACGGGTCTgcctcgtcatcgtcaccaCCATTCTCCATTTCTCCACCGCCATTCTCTGCATCGCCATACTCACCTCCACTCAAGAGAAGAGGCAATCTTCCAAGAGCAGTGACTGACATTCTTCGTAACTGGCTGTCATCACACCTGCACTATCCATACCCCACTGAGCAAGAGAAGATCGAGCTCATGAAACAGACCGGATTGTCTTTGAACCAAGTATCTAATTGGTTCATCAACGCTCGTAGACGAAGAGTTCCTGCTATTTACAAGCATTCAGGACTCATGAACATGACTGAACGACCTCGCCGAACTGTCAGCGAGTTCAACATGCGTCACTCACCCCAACAACAGCCCATGATGAACCATCAGCGATCGGTTTCGCAAATCCACCACcctcaacaaccaccacaaccacaaccacaacaacagccaccaccaccacccatgTCACAACCCactcctccaccacctccaccatcCATGACAAATCCCCTGCAACAACAGGCGCCAACTCCAGCGGCCCCTCCCCCCAACCACATGCACTACTCGTCCCAACCGCATATTCCACCACAATGGAAGCCGTAA
- the TCO89 gene encoding Tco89p (Subunit of TORC1 (Tor1p or Tor2p-Kog1p-Lst8p-Tco89p); regulates global H3K56ac; TORC1 complex regulates growth in response to nutrient availability; cooperates with Ssd1p in the maintenance of cellular integrity; deletion strains are hypersensitive to rapamycin; GO_component: GO:0031931 - TORC1 complex [Evidence IPI] [PMID 14736892]; GO_component: GO:0031234 - extrinsic component of cytoplasmic side of plasma membrane [Evidence IDA] [PMID 14736892]; GO_component: GO:0000306 - extrinsic component of vacuolar membrane [Evidence IDA] [PMID 14736892]; GO_component: GO:0000329 - fungal-type vacuole membrane [Evidence IDA] [PMID 14562095]; GO_component: GO:0000329 - fungal-type vacuole membrane [Evidence IDA] [PMID 17560372]; GO_component: GO:0016020 - membrane [Evidence IEA]; GO_component: GO:0005886 - plasma membrane [Evidence IEA,IEA]; GO_component: GO:0005774 - vacuolar membrane [Evidence IEA]; GO_component: GO:0005773 - vacuole [Evidence IEA]; GO_function: GO:0003674 - molecular_function [Evidence ND]; GO_process: GO:0031929 - TOR signaling [Evidence IC] [PMID 14736892]; GO_process: GO:0031505 - fungal-type cell wall organization [Evidence IMP] [PMID 14736892]; GO_process: GO:0006071 - glycerol metabolic process [Evidence IGI] [PMID 10931309]; GO_process: GO:0001558 - regulation of cell growth [Evidence IPI] [PMID 14736892]; GO_process: GO:0009651 - response to salt stress [Evidence IMP] [PMID 17298473]), whose translation MPHTTGPNRVLRQTSGNDSGGSDDSSGSSSNTRKPERPHLTSHNSSTGGQKLFVARSGHGHAKHFRSSASATRLNKMTRMAPLHGLNDSSVTGRSPNQTSGVAQGTSGATGAAGAGAGAGSGGGPSSGGSGSRGNAKFLRSKSTDNIYNHNPAEVIHRRNTSQAMLRSSRSQTRIGRHHPHMHALMPTRSRDSSVSVDQTGGSAATGAGSGSGSGGAVKRKSTAGMVRAARPVIQLDHDDSDDENDMEESGDESHDKSDARNLDSASKNANANANQVPLPVEEQAAQQTRGAVQIQELPPSDSPVSTGSNTNTTNGGADANTNANSNSSRASPLSPAAGSEAVREPLPTADSTVSKGATTPAISAVTSTSSRQSSPRPGASASVTATATAAFQSATGRDMTSNNLQPPSLGGQPKSDEEYEDTDADDDDEPPATSQPKHISPTDSFKPLLHSTNTPTPPQISTETVVAISGSEASTSGSSTTATPYLSRTTSNHLNSDSTGSDPEVVRSRFLDTSYRSGESTPYPVASWVDLQRISSTTNNTSSSSAVVDPVNGKITNGPADSGIASGSGAGNSTGANRVASETALDNPSLVTTRTQQKLWLQRQSIDHPPTPTSTMSLTSEQRRDFERITKEFINVRRYQSPIAEAVDRIRNRRQPQVSSVALQNRKKRPDTNNSSDPYSNLSQSLPKRVTSLSATTLNESNGFPTDNTNASNTWKSVTTTTAASAANVGSVAYKLTKIWNEGWQDPDEPEPPAPQESPSIHSQAQQVQQQIAAAQRQIRSNAAIKLV comes from the coding sequence GGCGGTCAGAAACTGTTTGTAGCCAGATCTGGCCATGGACATGCTAAACACTTTCGCAGCTCGGCATCTGCCACGAGATTGAATAAAATGACTCGAATGGCTCCTCTTCATGGACTCAATGACTCGTCGGTGACGGGTCGATCGCCGAATCAGACATCTGGCGTTGCTCAGGgaacttctggtgctactggtgctgctggtgctggtgctggtgctggttcaGGTGGTGGACCCAGCAGTGGTGGTTCAGGATCAAGAGGCAATGCCAAGTTTTTGAGATCGAAATCGActgataatatttataatcaCAACCCGGCAGAGGTTATACATCGACGAAATACATCACAAGCGATGCTCAGGTCGTCGAGATCGCAGACAAGGATCGGTAGGCATCATCCCCATATGCACGCACTTATGCCGACCAGATCAAGAGACAGCAGTGTGAGTGTGGATCAGACTGGTGGCTCTGCTGCTACGGGAGCTGGTAGTGGAAGTGGCAGTGGAGGTGCTGTGAAAAGGAAGAGTACTGCTGGTATGGTTCGAGCTGCTCGGCCAGTGATCCAGTTGGACCATGACGATTCTGACGATGAGAACGACATGGAAGAGTCTGGAGATGAATCTCATGATAAATCAGATGCCAGAAACCTGGATTCTGCCAgtaaaaatgcaaatgcaaACGCGAACCAAGTTCCACTACCAGTTGAGGAACAGGCGGCACAACAGACACGAGGTGCTGTCCAGATCCAAGAGTTACCACCGTCTGACTCGCCAGTTTCAACTGGTTCTAATACTAATACGACTAACGGTGGTGCGGATGCGAATACTAATGCAAatagcaatagcagtagAGCTTCACCATTGTCGCCAGCAGCTGGTAGTGAAGCAGTTCGTGAGCCACTTCCTACTGCAGACTCTACAGTATCTAAAGGAGCAACTACGCCAGCTATTAGTGCTGTGACATCGACATCCTCTAGACAATCGAGTCCTCGTCCTGGAGCATCTGCTTCAGTGACTGCTacagctacagcagcaTTTCAGTCTGCCACTGGTCGTGATATGACATCCAACAATCTCCAGCCACCAAGTCTCGGTGGTCAACCTAAATCTGACGAAGAATATGAAGATACAGATgcagacgacgatgacgagcCACCAGCCACTTCGCAACCAAAACATATCTCGCCAACCGACTCGTTTAAACCACTACTTCACTCGACTAATACGCCCACGCCACCTCAAATCTCTACCGAAACAGTAGTAGCTATTTCCGGATCTGAAGCCTCGACATCAGGCTCTTCTACAACTGCTACACCATATCTTAGTAGAACAACGTCCAACCATTTGAATTCAGACTCGACTGGGTCGGATCCCGAGGTCGTGAGATCGCGGTTCCTGGATACTTCGTACCGATCCGGTGAATCGACTCCATATCCAGTTGCATCATGGGTTGATTTACAACGTATTTCGTCCACCACTAACAAtacttcatcttcgtcagctgTTGTCGACCCTGTTAATGGCAAAATCACCAACGGACCTGCCGATTCAGGTATTGCTAGCGGGTCAGGAGCTGGTAACAGCACTGGTGCTAATCGAGTAGCTTCTGAAACTGCTCTGGATAACCCATCTTTAGTAACAACCAGAACACAGCAGAAACTATGGTTACAACGACAATCAATCGACCATCCTCCTACGCCAACGAGTACAATGTCACTTACGAGCGAACAACGACGAGATTTTGAGCGAATTACCAAAGAGTTTATCAACGTACGGAGGTATCAGAGTCCCATTGCCGAAGCGGTTGACCGGATACGAAACCGCCGACAGCCACAAGTATCGTCTGTGGCACTTCAAAACCGGAAGAAACGACCCGATACCAACAACAGTTCAGACCCATATAGCAATCTCAGCCAGAGTCTGCCCAAACGCGTGACCTCACTGTCTGCCACGACACTCAACGAGAGCAACGGCTTCCCTACCGATAACACTAACGCCAGCAACACCTGGAAATCCgtgaccaccaccaccgcaGCGTCAGCTGCCAACGTCGGTTCCGTGGCATACAAACTGACGAAGATCTGGAACGAGGGCTGGCAAGACCCCGACGAACCTGAGCCCCCAGCCCCCCAAGAGTCGCCGTCCATCCACTCGCAGGCCCAACAAGTGCAACAACAAATCGCCGCGGCCCAACGCCAGATCCGGTCCAACGCTGCCATCAAACTGGTCTAG
- the CTI6 gene encoding Cti6p (Component of the Rpd3L histone deacetylase complex; relieves transcriptional repression by binding to the Cyc8p-Tup1p corepressor and recruiting the SAGA complex to the repressed promoter; contains a PHD finger domain; GO_component: GO:0033698 - Rpd3L complex [Evidence IDA] [PMID 16286007]; GO_component: GO:0033698 - Rpd3L complex [Evidence IDA] [PMID 16286008]; GO_component: GO:0033698 - Rpd3L complex [Evidence IDA] [PMID 16314178]; GO_component: GO:0033698 - Rpd3L complex [Evidence IDA] [PMID 19040720]; GO_component: GO:0070210 - Rpd3L-Expanded complex [Evidence IDA] [PMID 19040720]; GO_component: GO:0005634 - nucleus [Evidence IEA,IEA]; GO_component: GO:0005634 - nucleus [Evidence IC] [PMID 12086626]; GO_function: GO:0046872 - metal ion binding [Evidence IEA]; GO_function: GO:0035064 - methylated histone binding [Evidence IDA] [PMID 17142463]; GO_function: GO:0008134 - transcription factor binding [Evidence IDA] [PMID 12086626]; GO_function: GO:0008270 - zinc ion binding [Evidence IEA]; GO_process: GO:0016568 - chromatin modification [Evidence IEA]; GO_process: GO:0061188 - negative regulation of chromatin silencing at rDNA [Evidence IMP] [PMID 16286008]; GO_process: GO:0061186 - negative regulation of chromatin silencing at silent mating-type cassette [Evidence IMP] [PMID 16286008]; GO_process: GO:0031939 - negative regulation of chromatin silencing at telomere [Evidence IMP] [PMID 16286008]; GO_process: GO:0045893 - positive regulation of transcription, DNA-templated [Evidence IMP] [PMID 12086626]; GO_process: GO:0030174 - regulation of DNA-dependent DNA replication initiation [Evidence IMP] [PMID 19417103]; GO_process: GO:0006355 - regulation of transcription, DNA-templated [Evidence IEA]; GO_process: GO:0006351 - transcription, DNA-templated [Evidence IEA]) translates to MVGKRAGRSRSAQAGEVSDSTSSTPNGDSGNSSRRSRRHASSLLEGDDEMTEENDTSRPHDEDSADNSSSINNNSSSKEKGISSTPTRRRTRKGTEGVADSVLVAEEATLSSTPVKSQVKNEDGDDTIGEDEMKLEYDNDNEKEDEIVHDADVTIEEEGNTTKELMSDEEAEPEADLDPEPEAELKNEPTGKEEQEEEEDDVEEEHIGRRGKREKRERKTKVEPEDDTGAAGDDESHEDTKDSIDPAPRRRGRGRGKRRRKSPNEEDVELDADGDTEMVPAEPELEPDLEDADEAQADGASDDIPEEGEEDAEGEDSSVTRCICGHQELQTHRISKTKHSSIDSGLFIQCDQCQVWQHGFCVGFSSETEVPDVYYCEWCRPDFHLVVVRPWGKTSSYLPHADPNANAAKEDDGSSVSNGNDDEHSSGSRSSRAQRHRKDLNERDGYFDKKEKDEDTSISSIDKTASNGNVAKSVSSPSTRSRRSAAAQGSPTVIRTAHEEAAHRRKTLNSSRDMSYEETLKRVLEESTYDIQPPNASAANDSDSNTTTTTTSTTRRRRNNNSSQALLAAEAAERDRDISSEDQSGSMTSSKRRTRDNTMKPPSRKRAAGGAVNGAGSGAAETGEGSRASSPVSESRTTGSTGKSKRQRTKGSRNQASSEGNSAGASGASTPKKSATRPVERSKPRIPPPRSTMSDMRKRVGAILEFIARTQIDHANEQNERHQLLRDRNSLHQQLTGEPPQTDASSTSDQQPDPTSKFAGLFQLHQSNLDQMDQLTRKLLHWEQLFGRYGERSTH, encoded by the coding sequence ATGGTTGGAAAACGGGCTGGCAGGTCTCGATCAGCTCAGGCTGGCGAAGTGTCTGACTCGACATCGTCAACTCCTAATGGTGACTCTGGAAATAGCTCGAGACGGTCTCGACGACATGCTAGCAGCTTGCTAGAGGGCGATGACGAGATGACTGAGGAAAATGACACCAGCAGACCTCACGATGAAGATTCTGCTGATAATAGTTCTAGCATaaacaataacagcagtagcaaaGAAAAGGGCATATCAAGTACACCAACTCGACGAAGGACGAGAAAAGGTACTGAGGGTGTTGCTGATAGTGTTTTggtggcagaagaagccaCTTTAAGCTCGACACCAGTGAAATCACAGGTTAAGAAtgaagatggtgatgatacTATTGGAGAAGACGAAATGAAATTAGAATACGATAATGacaatgaaaaagaagatgaaatcGTACATGACGCAGATGTCactattgaagaagaaggaaataCCACCAAAGAGCTTATgagtgatgaagaagcagagcCAGAGGCTGATCTTGACCCTGAGCCTGAGGCCGAACTTAAGAATGAGCCAactggaaaagaagaacaagaggaggaagaagatgatgtagaagaagagcataTTGGACGACGAGGTAAACGGGAAAAACGAGAGAGAAAGACTAAAGTCGAACCAGAAGACGAtacaggagcagctggtgaCGACGAATCGCATGAAGATACTAAAGATAGCATCGATCCAGCACCGAGACGACGTGGTCGTGGTCGTGGCAAGAGGCGAAGAAAGTCTccaaatgaagaagatgttgaGTTGGATGCTGATGGTGATACTGAAATGGTACCAGCGGAGCCAGAGCTCGAACCAGACCtggaagatgctgatgaagcCCAAGCTGATGGGGCATCTGATGACATCCCTGAAGAgggtgaagaagatgcgGAAGGTGAAGACTCATCAGTCACTCGATGTATCTGTGGCCATCAGGAACTGCAAACACATCGCATTAGTAAAACTAAGCACAGCTCGATCGACTCTGGTCTGTTCATTCAATGTGATCAGTGCCAAGTCTGGCAGCACGGATTCTGTGTCGGATTCTCGTCAGAAACTGAAGTTCCTGACGTTTATTACTGTGAATGGTGTCGACCGGATTTCCATTTAGTAGTGGTTCGACCATGGGGTAAGACGTCAAGTTACCTTCCTCATGCTGATccaaatgccaatgctgctaaagaagatgatggtTCGTCTGTGTCTAATGGTAACGACGATGAACACAGTAGTGGTAGTCGGTCAAGTAGGGCTCAACGACATAGGAAAGATCTCAATGAACGAGATGGTTATTTTGacaaaaaggaaaaagaCGAGGATACCTCGATTTCCAGTATAGACAAAACAGCGTCGAATGGCAATGTCGCTAAATCCGTTTCGTCACCATCAACACGGTCAAGACggtcagctgctgctcaggGATCACCAACCGTAATTCGAACTGCTCACGAAGAAGCTGCTCATCGACGGAAAACACTCAACTCGTCTCGAGACATGTCATATGAAGAAACATTGAAACGAGTTTTAGAGGAATCTACATACGATATTCAACCACCTAATGCATCTGCAGCAAATGATAGCGATTctaataccaccaccacaaccacaTCGACGACTCGACGTCGACGAAACAACAACTCATCACAAGCTTTACTCGCAGCCGAAGCAGCTGAACGAGACCGGGATATTTCGTCAGAAGATCAAAGTGGGTCAATGACCAGTTCAAAAAGACGGACCCGAGATAATACCATGAAACCACCATCTCGCAAacgagctgctggaggtgcAGTCAACGGCGCAGGGTCTGGTGCCGCCGAAACTGGCGAAGGTTCACGAGCCTCTTCACCTGTTAGTGAGAGTCGAACTACCGGTAGTACAGGAAAAAGCAAACGACAGAGAACAAAAGGGTCTCGAAACCAAGCATCATCTGAAGGAAATTCCGCCGGagcttctggtgcttcaACACCCAAAAAATCGGCTACCCGGCCTGTAGAGCGGTCAAAACCACGAATCCCTCCACCCCGTTCGACCATGAGCGATATGCGAAAACGAGTAGGGGCCATTCTCGAGTTCATAGCCCGAACCCAAATCGACCATGCGAACGAGCAAAACGAGCGACACCAGCTGTTACGAGACCGAAACAGtctccaccagcaactaACGGGCGAGCCTCCACAAACCGACGCCTCCTCTACCAGCGACCAACAGCCCGACCCCACTAGCAAATTCGCAGGCCTGTTCCAACTGCATCAGTCCAACCTCGACCAAATGGACCAGCTCACCCGCAAACTTCTCCACTGGGAACAGCTCTTCGGCCGCTACGGCGAACGCTCCACCCACTAG